Proteins found in one Bacteroidota bacterium genomic segment:
- a CDS encoding sulfotransferase domain-containing protein, whose protein sequence is MNISEEVPPALKSNTIQQASQNGNGPFPLRMFFGHHKCATGWIDNILREICLHMGISFKIVHQPYSFEQYGTLGPLVKQEKLQFLSYINTDLRYTHDLEVYRAFHVVRDPRDIVVSAYFSHLHSLKAPTWDELNTLRDKLSGLSKEEGLFFELEYLQDQFRRMGEWDYNQDHILEIKMEELSADPVGKFQEILEFMEMFDPEERAGLGLKMRNMRLKMNRLNHKGRRFMPGKMPIFMVPKRPLYTFPRVALQEVTEKLSFKRMAGGRKKGEENIKSHYRKGVHGDWKNHLNDDHIAYFKTHYNDLLIKLGYEEDGNW, encoded by the coding sequence ATGAATATCAGCGAAGAAGTACCTCCTGCCCTGAAAAGTAATACCATTCAGCAGGCGAGCCAAAACGGCAATGGCCCGTTTCCCTTGCGGATGTTCTTTGGGCACCACAAATGCGCCACCGGTTGGATTGACAACATCCTGCGCGAGATCTGCCTGCATATGGGCATCTCGTTCAAAATTGTGCATCAGCCATACTCATTTGAGCAGTATGGCACCCTGGGGCCCCTTGTAAAGCAAGAAAAACTCCAGTTTCTATCGTACATCAATACCGATCTGCGCTATACCCATGACCTGGAAGTATACCGCGCATTTCATGTCGTGCGAGATCCGCGAGACATTGTGGTTTCTGCCTACTTTTCCCATCTGCACAGCCTGAAAGCGCCAACATGGGATGAACTGAATACGCTTCGGGATAAGTTGAGCGGCCTGTCCAAAGAAGAAGGGCTCTTCTTCGAACTCGAATATTTGCAGGATCAGTTTCGGCGTATGGGGGAGTGGGACTACAACCAGGACCACATCCTTGAAATCAAAATGGAAGAGCTTAGCGCAGATCCCGTGGGGAAATTTCAGGAGATCCTGGAATTCATGGAGATGTTCGACCCTGAAGAACGCGCCGGCCTCGGGCTAAAGATGCGTAACATGCGGCTCAAAATGAACCGCCTCAATCACAAAGGCCGGCGGTTTATGCCAGGGAAGATGCCAATTTTTATGGTACCCAAAAGGCCGCTGTACACGTTCCCACGTGTTGCCCTGCAAGAAGTGACGGAAAAGCTGAGCTTCAAACGTATGGCGGGCGGCCGTAAGAAAGGGGAGGAAAACATCAAGAGCCACTACCGTAAAGGGGTGCACGGTGATTGGAAAAACCACCTCAACGATGATCATATAGCCTACTTCAAAACCCACTACAACGATTTGCTTATCAAGCTGGGTTACGAAGAAGATGGCAACTGGTAG
- a CDS encoding glycosyltransferase, translating to MNILWIPHSPSEPGAHRRDQYFIQLLKDRHHIYTLTWETWKGGDRLKAVFAGLRFYPLTIDDLDAYHVRRIPDFTKPFRSKDYKNVGINERFFHADIRRIVKEQDIDLVIAGPTSFMTGYPPFDLDVPLIFDYLDCADWDAKPDHPEITYMEKSDAILCVSSIAKERAERYDKPSLYLPNGADVNKMRNASGDAVRKKLGLENAQVVSLIGLTCSSRLYFLESVLLAKKQLPNLKCLLVGHSPAIEAALAKIPNAEDTFLFTGPVPYAEIASYFAATDVGMYPVDEAVYYDAASPIKIFEYTAAGKPIVVPRITEAERLGFDNLVFASPDAEPYAEGIVQAFTNPPPTHVPKVDQFDWQYLAESLDKFLMQFDPAAKPTPAPATT from the coding sequence ATGAACATTCTCTGGATTCCTCACAGCCCCTCGGAGCCCGGCGCGCATCGGCGTGATCAGTATTTTATTCAATTGCTGAAAGACCGGCACCATATTTACACCCTCACCTGGGAGACCTGGAAAGGGGGCGATCGGCTCAAAGCTGTGTTCGCTGGCCTGCGGTTCTACCCGCTGACCATCGATGATCTGGATGCGTACCATGTTCGCCGCATACCCGACTTTACAAAGCCGTTTCGCAGCAAAGACTACAAAAATGTAGGCATCAACGAACGGTTCTTTCATGCAGATATCCGTCGCATTGTCAAAGAGCAGGATATCGACCTTGTGATTGCAGGACCTACCAGCTTCATGACTGGCTATCCGCCGTTTGACCTGGATGTGCCGCTCATTTTCGACTATCTCGATTGTGCGGACTGGGATGCAAAACCGGATCATCCTGAAATCACCTACATGGAAAAGTCGGACGCAATTCTTTGCGTGTCGAGTATCGCCAAAGAACGGGCAGAGCGGTACGATAAGCCGTCGCTTTACCTGCCTAACGGCGCTGACGTCAACAAAATGCGTAACGCGTCCGGTGATGCTGTGCGCAAGAAGTTGGGGCTCGAAAACGCCCAGGTAGTCAGCCTGATTGGACTAACATGTAGCTCCAGACTGTATTTCCTGGAGTCGGTATTGCTTGCAAAAAAGCAACTGCCAAACCTGAAATGTTTACTGGTTGGTCATTCGCCGGCTATTGAGGCAGCGCTCGCCAAAATTCCGAATGCCGAGGATACCTTCCTCTTTACAGGACCTGTGCCATACGCCGAAATTGCCTCATACTTCGCAGCAACAGACGTGGGCATGTATCCGGTAGATGAAGCCGTCTATTACGATGCTGCATCGCCAATCAAGATTTTTGAATACACAGCTGCCGGCAAACCAATTGTTGTGCCGCGCATCACGGAAGCAGAGCGTCTTGGCTTTGATAATCTCGTCTTTGCATCACCAGATGCCGAGCCGTACGCGGAAGGTATCGTGCAGGCGTTTACCAATCCGCCGCCGACGCATGTGCCGAAGGTTGACCAGTTCGACTGGCAGTACCTCGCGGAGTCGCTTGACAAGTTTCTGATGCAGTTTGATCCAGCAGCAAAGCCGACCCCAGCGCCGGCTACAACCTAG